ATggtattcttctcactctcCATTCCCAGCTTGTGGCATAAACTTCGGAGGAAGGATAATCTTTTCTACGTATCCAGAAGGTCTTTTCCATTCAGATATGTAGCCAAGTGGATTTATAGGCTCCGCATACGCAGTTATTAGAGAGTCAACTATATAAAATTGACTGCAAAGGCTGTGGGTGAgtatatttctttccttggcaGCAACAATTGCATGGGAACACGGGATACCAAGTGAGTCGAATTCCTTACACGTGCATTCCTTCGTATAAAGATTGACAATACCGTTCAATCGATTATCTTGCACATGTACCcgataacaatcaataggctCCACTCGATATCGTCTGCCTTTATCAGCTTCACTTGCCAATCGGGTTTCACAGTAGTCAGAGTGCAAAGTCGTTCGAGATGCCCAGTAATTCCTTCGTTCGTAGAACCATGATTAGAGCATTTctctaacatgttcaatcaagcatactatGGGCATCAGTCGATACTCTTTAGTTAAggaattgaaacactctgcactgttggatgtcatgttatcatatcttcGTTCTATTTGGTAAATCCGTGCCCACCTTTGAAGACTGATGTCTTCTAAATATTTCGTGACAACACTATCTCTAAAACTGCGGAGTTCGTCCCATTTTGTCTGGAACTCTATCATGCGAAATGCCCTTGCTGCATCTCTAAATATCCCAACAACCGTGCTACTCTTAAAGTTTGTAACAAGATTTTGTTCTATATGCCATGTGCTcaatccatgaaatgttgtGGGAAAAAAATGCACGAATAGCATTGCCGATAGATCCAtcctattagacacaaacacCAGATTATTGGGTTCTCCGATACTGCATTTCAAGTTTgacataaaccatttccatgatcgatcggtttcattgtccactattacatatgctagtgggtataattgattgttcccGTCCATAGAAACCGAAACCAATATGGTgcctttgtatttttctttcaagTGCGACCCATTAACAATAATACAAAGCCAACAACTTGcaaaacctctaatacaaggccctaatgccataaacatatacttgaaatgcacctcatcttcaagtttgaTCTCAAAGACTGTACTTGGATTCTCTATTTTTAGCGCTTCTCCATAGGCATGTAGTATGAAGTATGAGTATTCTGGAGTACCTCTAGCGAGATCATATGTGGCTTCCCTTGCACGTCacgctttatcataacttatgttcacgccataatctctcctcatatcctcaacgatatgacaaggtttataaatacgtCCTATGCCCGTGAACTTATCTTTGATGAGTTGACCAACTATTGTAGtagttgcttgtctatggtcgtGATTCAAAATTTCTATGGAACATGTGTACGAACTAcagtactttgtgatcttgaatatatcagacccttccattttgactgcacgaaggctccacttacatgtctccccaATGCATTTGATAGTGAACAGAGATTTGGTTGATTTCCTgaccttaaattcaaaatttttgttgttggacagaatagacaatctcattttcaagtcctttttgctaaaaaatagttgaccaacttcaacgtcCTTTGTCCCAGATGAAGAGGTGCTAGGCATAATCAACTCTGTcctatgacttgaagacacaGATGGTAGAACCAATGAAGCTGTTGTAGAACGACGCACATCTCCATGATcacgatccatttcattcaattCTGTTGGTTGCTCATTCACATCCACATCCACTGAAAgaccacaatccatataatcgaatgttgatggtacagtgttggtagacaatggaatatcatcctcttcccgacgaaactgatatgattcctcgtattgtctgtccacagccgtatcatcataactcatATTTCCAAACCCCATTCCAACCCTTTCGTCTGTTTAGACTTCAACATTACAGCTATCTGAAGTCTACTAAGCTCTTCTCGcaaaagaaagaagtgaagatcatcatcatccattatgtattgtggaggggcttcaaATTCAAGATTATATTTAACCTTCAGGATAGAatcaaactctgaagaactgACTTTTGTAGCCCTGTAAATGcgagatttaagttcttcatgATTCACTGTAGGGGGCACAACAATTCCTTTCAACTGTCCCCCAATATAtgaactttcattctcatcccaTTCACctccaaatcaaataaatagacacttttctgtcatcctacaaagcaagagaacatttgtcattaagttgtacaagcaattgaagtgtattctcgctctctctcaaaatctcgctctcgctctcgctcttgctcaaaatctcgctctctctcttacttttcctctttcttactctctcccaatacaaaattttgtaattCTACCCTTCCAGAAAtaacacataaaaaataattaaacagactcaaaataATTTACCTTTCTGAAAAAGTTGTTCCTTTCTGAGAAAGCCTCGTCTTGGAAATCCCCGTTCGAAAAATCTTCGTTCAACAAAACACCGGCGAAAATCAGAGAAGTAATCACCtttgaaatgaagtttagagtttaaataaatcaccattgtattgtgtttaggtattattgatttgatttgaggGTTCCGTCGTGACATTTTGTCAAATCAACAGTACACTGACAAACAATCACATCAAACCAGGGAATTTCAAGCGAGAGCAAGAGTGAGAGCAAGAGCATTTAATCAGACAAGAGCGAGATTTACCACGTGAGGCCGGTGTAAAGacaatttacgtaatttggttTGACGATGATGTCAGCTgcgggtcaattgacattattttttaagaatgggTCATTTCACAttttgggcccaatttttgggtcatccgtacaaatttcccaaAATACTTGAGTTGACACatgccatttttttttaaaatgattaaagaaatatatatatttttgtgtaaaGAAGTATTGCTCTCATCTATACAACACAAATTCTAAATCTCACAAGACAGTTTGCTCTGACAGGCAGATATAAGCATCGCTATGAATTAATCTGTACAGGATCCTAACCATTACAGCTGAAACGTTAGATCGTGATTCAATCTGAGTCCACGGAGATTTTGCTTTGTGTTTTATCATTAATATGATTTATCTCTAccttaacctttttttttttttttttggtttcaaATGTATGCATTCTCATCGTTTCgtcttatttataaataaagaagatgatagttttaatttttgctGATTTGAAATATCTGCTTGGTGCAGAAAGCACTTGGATCAATTTGAAATAGGTATATCCATCTGATCCAACAATTAGCGTGGAAGTTCTATGCCAAAGTCTAGTACTACTATGTGGTTCTATCACTATGTGAGAAATTCACTTCTCAAGGAATATAAAGTTCCTGACATCTGCAACTTTATGTATGTAAATTTCTCAATAGATCAATTACCCGAGAACTGTTACTTTTCTTTCAACTTAAACTACTTCTACCTTTCCTTTAGTTTGGCAATTCTTGCAGGGTTATGTTTCTATACCTTGAAGAAAATTTCTGCATTGAGCTTAAATCTTCTACATGCCTATTTCATCAGGCAGTGTCAAAGGGAACGTGGGAAACAAGAAACTGATGTTATACTTCTGTCCATGGAAAAGTGAGGTATAAACTTTCAAATGATCATGTCAAAGTAATAATAGGTTCCTTTTCAAGTAGAAAAAATCAAGCATTCCCTTTAGCAGTTGCTaatataatctaattaaatCAATGTCTTGTatcacttcatttttttttttttgagttctTCCTTTATGTTGACTTTTAGCAAATGACCTCTAAGTGCGATTATCTGTCTCATCATAGATTTCCTCCTGCAGTGAACATCAATTAAGACTAGAATAATCAAACTTTGTAACATTGATAGGAAGATAGAATTGTAGATAGAGGATGTGCTATACCTGTAAAAGCTCCTCAATGACATCTTCAAGTGTTATGATGCCGATTGCTTCCCCCTCTTCAGAGAGCTTGGGCAACAGGTCATCGGCAATATGCAAGACCTCTGAGTTGAGGTCTTTGGACCATTTTTTACTTCCAGAGAACTTTCGGTAGGAATTACTACGATCGACAAATGTGTTTAACCTTTTTAGCGATCTCTTGCTCTTTAAACTCTTTTCCTGTTGATGATTTTCACCATCGATATCCACTTTCACATCGTTTGCTGCATGTTCATTTGTGTTATAGGTATCATTGTCAAAGTGAAGAAGCCAAGTTAAGTAGAAATGAAAAAGGTAAATGCTTACCCTCAAGTTGATTTCCGTTGACAGACTTCTctggattttctttttctctaacgACAACAGCCATATGACTATGACCTTTCTGGAAATCATTTAGAATGTCGTATAATGGGATTGTTTTTGAGACCCTGATGGACAAGTTTGGATTTTTAGTGAAAATGaaagttctttttttctttcaactaGGAAATGCGTTTTATATTTAGGTTTTGTAACTATGTTCTTCGATTTAACCCAAGTGAAGGGGTTTCTATAATCACATTAGCCTAAATGAGCAGGCATTCATTTGTATGTTAACATAAGCCTAGTGGGAAGTAAACAAGGAGTCCAGAAAGAATCCTCATTTTGCTTACTGCTGCATTAGTATCCATTACTGAtgattaaagaataaaaaatcatatGGCTGATAGTGATGGGGAATGATGTGGTAGTCCAGCTTCTCTTAGATCAGCTGTGTTATCTGAAAATACTTCCTAATATGGAGTATACAGAAAAATTAGGGGCATAAAAGTACCTTGGAATTTTCCGAATTGGGAAGTTCTTAATTGGTACCCCATCTGGTGAAAGCCTAGTTATTAAATTTTTCACCTACAATTTAAATATGAAGATTTCAGGTAAAAGAATGTTactgttattattattactaattGGCATGGATGAACATTACCAATATGAGGCCAATGATATTTGTAGGGCGTTCATAGAACACAGGCACTCTGCTATGTCCTTTCTCCAGAATTAACTTGATCAAGTTGCTGCATTGTTTTCATCAATATATTTATTAGGAtggaggaaagaagaagaatgaagttgGTGCATTTCTCTGTGGGGAAGGTGATGATCAGCTTAGGTAGTAAACCTGTCAAGGTTAGCGTTAATATCGATCCCAAAAGTTTTAGAAATGGGAGTCATGACATCTCTCGCGACCTTCTCAGTGAGTTCTAGTGCTCCTCCTATTATGGTTGTTTCATCTCGTGTCAACTCTCCTCCTTTTCCAGCCTGCAGTTTTAAGGAACCAAACTTAGCCTCACAAAAGAGAACATGAGTGAGAAAGACAGTTTACTTGTGTTTGAGACAAATTACCTCATTTCCATGAAAATCTACAAGTGTTTTCAGTTCTGCTCTACGAAACAAAGCTTTATGGTCTTTACCCAATGAAAAGTCCAATAGCTAGTCAAAATGAAATCAAACAATCAATTTTTTGGGTTTTTGATACTGTTCTGTTTCCACCCACTTGGGGACTAAAACTGCGATtcagttcattcttgaaaaattgaaattagacGGCATGAATTGAGACTCGTGTATATAGATATGCATATGTActgttttttctgttttttctttATCGTTATGTTTGTTAACCTTTTCTTTTGTTATGCCATGTACTTCTACCCTACAAATGTTTTAAAACTAGATCACAAAACAAATATAGTGAATGAACAACTTTTTGTTATTAAATGTGCTTTAGCAATCAAATTTGGCTGAAGAAAACAATTACCTTGCTTATAGGATATGCAACAGGAAAGCAAATACAAACAAGAACCCTTACAAAAGGGGTCACTGTTGCACCAATTGCTAAACCATATCTAGAACAAACAGCTTGAGGAATAATCTGCAGAAAGGAAGCAACACATAAGAACATGCCCTTAACCTTGTTCATTAACTTGGCCTAAAAGCTACATAACTTGTTCTCACTAAGAATACTAACAAAGGTAATTAAGTGAAAGTTTGATATATCACCTCACCAAATAATAAGATCAAAGTGACAGAGATCAATATAGCTCCCCAAGCTGTCACCAAGCTGTCCAAAAATATTGGAAGTGCCTGTTAAAGCAAATGCAAAACTATGATGTGTTTTCTTCAGCTGATACAATACAACAAAAAGCTTAACTTTCCAACAGTTTACAATTACCTCCATGGCTGCAGCATTACAGATCAATAAAGTGCAAAGCAGCAAGTGTTGTCTTCTAACAACTGGCAATATCCTTGCTGTCATGTTGATGAGAGATTGCCAAATTCTTGTTAGTAGcaaagattaaaagaaaaaccccattgagaaagaaaacACATAAATTTTTCCCCAGGAAAGTGAAATAAAAAGgatgagaatgaagaagaatagATGACCAGCATGTTTACGGTGACTTGGTTTTCCAGACTTGGCAAGAACTTCAATCTCAACAAGGCTCATAGACATGAGCCCAAGAGTGAGGCCAGACATCAACCCAGCAAACAACACCAAGAAGATGACTATTCCAATGCAACCGAAAAATCCTGTAGTGCAGCAACTATATTCCACTCCCATTTTCAGTACTAGCTGCTTCTTCTCCTTGACTTGTTGGTGTTGGTTCAGAAAGAGAAGCTTCAAAAACTAGCTAAAAAAGCTCTGAAATTCTTGGAGACAGGAAAAAGAAGACATCCTATGGTTGTTCCATCTCAGATTCTGTATGGTTAGTTAATTGGTGTGTGGTTAATTTGGTTGGTATGTTTAGCTTCTTTTGTATCAGAAGGATTTCACTTCATACAAGGTGATTTGAATCGTGTTTTTATACTTGAAACTTTTGCATTTCTACAATTTTAagctgagtttttttttttaatgacttTTGAGGATAGGTTTATCCAAAACACCATTGGTAGTGTTTTACTATACAATCAAACCAAAGGAGAATTGAGCTATAGATAATAAAGTGCATTTTATTCTATTCTAGTAGGCAGTATGTATTAATCTTTTGTTAAGCTTCTTTTAATTGTGCTATTTGTTAATAGCAACAAGCTCCCTATATTGTTATGATATTGTCTTGGGGTAACttcttattgatttatttttggtttcacctactcaaaatagatttatattaatagaaataattttcttcatttttatacTATGGATCTCTTCTTTCGACTTAAGATCTCTTTTATTATGGAACGTGTTCATTATGTTCCATTTCCTAGAAAGTTGTAGAAATTCCCACCTTAGTGAATCATAACCACTCTCCAAGTGCAaactctttgtttgtttttttttgttttttgttttgttttgttttttgtttgttttttttaaatattacacTCTTGAACTAAGCATTAACGATttgaaactaaaattgaaaatttaatgataCTAATggaaattatattttgttatacaAAAGTTTAATATATCAAAATAGAAAATCTCATGGTGTTAAGGACTACCATTTGCAACCgaaagataaaataaagtattagAACAATATAGAAAATATGATAAGATGATACTTGGACAGAATGGACAGATTAATTGACCGTTGTGACAAGAACAGAAAGCTTTGAACATATTCTATACTTGTTCT
The nucleotide sequence above comes from Benincasa hispida cultivar B227 chromosome 3, ASM972705v1, whole genome shotgun sequence. Encoded proteins:
- the LOC120073862 gene encoding DUF21 domain-containing protein At4g33700-like isoform X1 encodes the protein MGVEYSCCTTGFFGCIGIVIFLVLFAGLMSGLTLGLMSMSLVEIEVLAKSGKPSHRKHAARILPVVRRQHLLLCTLLICNAAAMEALPIFLDSLVTAWGAILISVTLILLFGEIIPQAVCSRYGLAIGATVTPFVRVLVCICFPVAYPISKLLDFSLGKDHKALFRRAELKTLVDFHGNEAGKGGELTRDETTIIGGALELTEKVARDVMTPISKTFGIDINANLDSNLIKLILEKGHSRVPVFYERPTNIIGLILVKNLITRLSPDGVPIKNFPIRKIPRVSKTIPLYDILNDFQKGHSHMAVVVREKENPEKSVNGNQLEANDVKVDIDGENHQQEKSLKSKRSLKRLNTFVDRSNSYRKFSGSKKWSKDLNSEVLHIADDLLPKLSEEGEAIGIITLEDVIEELLQIFRTGISKTRLSQKGTTFSERMTEKCLFI
- the LOC120073862 gene encoding DUF21 domain-containing protein At4g33700-like isoform X2; the encoded protein is MGVEYSCCTTGFFGCIGIVIFLVLFAGLMSGLTLGLMSMSLVEIEVLAKSGKPSHRKHAARILPVVRRQHLLLCTLLICNAAAMEALPIFLDSLVTAWGAILISVTLILLFGEIIPQAVCSRYGLAIGATVTPFVRVLVCICFPVAYPISKLLDFSLGKDHKALFRRAELKTLVDFHGNEAGKGGELTRDETTIIGGALELTEKVARDVMTPISKTFGIDINANLDSNLIKLILEKGHSRVPVFYERPTNIIGLILVKNLITRLSPDGVPIKNFPIRKIPRVSKTIPLYDILNDFQKGHSHMAVVVREKENPEKSVNGNQLEANDVKVDIDGENHQQEKSLKSKRSLKRLNTFVDRSNSYRKFSGSKKWSKDLNSEVLHIADDLLPKLSEEGEAIGIITLEDVIEELLQEEIYDETDNRT
- the LOC120073862 gene encoding DUF21 domain-containing protein At4g33700-like isoform X3, translating into MGVEYSCCTTGFFGCIGIVIFLVLFAGLMSGLTLGLMSMSLVEIEVLAKSGKPSHRKHAVWQSLINMTARILPVVRRQHLLLCTLLICNAAAMEALPIFLDSLVTAWGAILISVTLILLFGEIIPQAVCSRYGLAIGATVTPFVRVLVCICFPVAYPISKLLDFSLGKDHKALFRRAELKTLVDFHGNEAGKGGELTRDETTIIGGALELTEKVARDVMTPISKTFGIDINANLDSNLIKLILEKGHSRVPVFYERPTNIIGLILVKNLITRLSPDGVPIKNFPIRKIPRVSKTIPLYDILNDFQKGHSHMAVVVREKENPEKSVNGNQLEANDVKVDIDGENHQQEKSLKSKRSLKRLNTFVDRSNSYRKFSGSKKWSKDLNSEVLHIADDLLPKLSEEGEAIGIITLEDVIEELLQEEIYDETDNRT